TATCATCTGACACGTGGTGATTCTGGTGAATATCGATGCCGTGCCAGTACTGGACCTAAAAGTGATTCATATTCATCCGTTCATTTACAAGTGGAaagtaagtttttttgtatttgtaatttgatttttatccagaataaaaaaaactctttGATCTCTTTCATTACTTAGACATTCATATACCGGCCGATTGTCAAGATAGTCCAGTATTTGCTAATTGTGCCATGATCGTacaaaataattattgtcGTAATCCACATTTCCATAAATTCTGTTGCCGTTCATGTTATATTGCAGAACATGGTCGACAAAAATcacaacattatcaacaacatgaatcatcatcgaatgaaataaatcaaccatgaaccaaacaacaaaataatcgaatggatgtaaataaatcaagttgaaagagagagagagaaaaaaaagacaccATTctctttgaaaaaatttaaattgaaaatatcggctgtgtgttgttgtttacacattacatttcatcaattttcaatttcatgcTGCCACATTTTGTATTCtttacatatttttttttttttttttggctgtcCATTTtcccattattatcattctatTTTAATCAAACACAAATTGCAAATCGAATCGAGATGAAATTTGAGctaaaactgaaaaaaaacagattcaATAAGCAAAAAACATCAAAGTCAATAAAGATagagattcttttttttgctgaatatttgaaaagaaaaaaatttttattgaataaaaatatcacaAATTGAATAACTGTCTTTTTCTCTATaccattggtggtggtggcttttttttgttttttatttttaacttTTCATAGACAAATAAtgtttattgattcattgatttgatttatccATATAGTTGACAATACACGATGATTGTGTgatgagtgaaaaaaaaattatatgttCAGATCAAGATCATATGATTCTCTATGataaattgttgatgttgatatatgatggccatgatgatcacgcgaaataaaaatgatgatgatgagtaggcaaaaaaaaattgatattattttattttggcgTTCaagataaatataaaaataaataaacaaataaacatggAGGAATctaaaacagagaaaaaaaaatgaattagaaatcaaatgataatcaaataaagGGAAAtgtacatacatacataattTGTAAATACTTGCACTGGTTATCTATATGAAACGGAAACCATGTGATGTGATATtcgagaaagagagagaaagaaaaaaaaatgaaaaacattaatttgatatatgaatgaatggttgttgaaataataatgttgtttaTTACATATAACGGACGTAACCAtcctttctctctctccatattcatgattgattgagatgttcaaaaaaaaaaacttgtcaaaagtagaaaaagaaaaaaaaatcagatttttcggattttttttttaatgttcaTTCATGTGACACACACAATATAATTGCTGtcaataattataatgatgatgatcatttttttattttgatatgtgtgaatgaacacacacacacacacacacaccaaccGGAACTGAAAAAGAAACTTATTCAATCGTCTTTGAATGCAAAaagtggtgtgtgtgtgtgtgtgtggtggaTCCATCGGAACATTTTTGCTGTGTATGTCACGGattaacgataatgatgatatgttaGTAACATGGTGATTTTTTCTCTAGAATAGTTATGATCCAATTGTTCTGAATaagaaatgcaaaaaaaaaacaatagaaaCCATAtggatgaataatgatgatgaaacatgtGGAGGATAATGATAGAGTTTTTCGAATATTTGGTCACAAAGTAACAAAATAATTGGAATAATACGTATGTATAATACGTTTTTCATATCAtacgaataaatgaatgaatatggcTCCATCACACTGGATTCAAGATCTAGGTCATAACCGTCgcattgttttctttttttttttttgattacatttttttcggtcgactgatgaatgaatgattttagGGTGGTATTCTTATTTTGGCCTGgtcgacttttttttcctgttcattcaattcatttttatttatatcaaaAATCCATCAGATCATAGTCTCTTTCAATCTGTCCATTTGctcgaaacaacaacaaaaaaaaatgtaatcaacatcattgtgGTTacaaacgaattttttttcaacttgaatcaaaatgccatttttaattaatgtaaatgtgtgtgtgtgcgtttggCTATTTGTACACCAACACATGTAGACCGaatggaatttatttttttcttgtcagacagacattctttttttattttgtttttgtgtttgaaatcaaatgaaataaaatcaaactaaaaatagttgaaatgttgatgatgatgatacaacgCCTttatccaaaacaaaaacaaaaaaaaaaacattttgtaaCTGGTGACTGGTTTTTTTAagcacaatcatcattatatcatcaacatcattaatgaattaCAAATCTCATTGGTTAGATTATATccattaaatcatcaattacaaATTGATTACAACACCaggattaaaaaaaaataatgtgaaTTCTCGTTAAATGGTTGAATAATGATTGGGAGtccaaataatgatcattttttttatttgtttgtttttcattgaatccaacaacaacaacaacaacaaaaaattagaaaataaaagattTGGTAACcatgatttgaatgatggtAAGTAAATTCTCCATTGATtttatgaaaagaaattctaattttttgttttattttctatataGTATGAAGATGTGAAATGCACAccataattttattattattattacaaacaattcaaaacaacaaacaaccaacTAGAATAACAATCGTATATTTAATATATAACAATCaacatttaatttaatttaattcgttatcatcatcatcatcatcatttttgaattgtcctttttttctgtaccATCAATataacacacatacacacacatttacgTGTATATTGACAgtagcaaaagaaaaaaaaataaaaaaagacacTGAAGCTCTCTCATTGCATACTGGCCATACAAAAGAGAACATTAACCTCATTTACACCAATGAAAATACAATATACAATATATTATGACCAAATATACGATAGAtgaagaaaacgaaaaatgagaaagaaagaaaaaaagccaaaCCAAATAgcagataataatgattttgaatggaTGGCTGAATGCATCtatccatgtgtgtgtgtgtgtgtgtatcaacAGGGGTGAcacaaaagattttttcttctcaacgaacgaaatgaaaaagaaaaaattttccattcgggtattcttctttttttttctttattgaatttgttgaggagaaatgttgaatatacaaaaaaaaacaagtctCGTcttctcttttcttttttttttcgttcgtttcGACAATCTTCGAATTTATAATTCATCTAAATATCACATCAAGATTCAGGCgccattgttatttttttttttttcgtcgaaACATAATGAACGGACATATATACGTATAtgttatcaacaacaacgaaaggTTCAAAtggacgacgacaacgatcGTGCCATTCGGTTAAATACCATAATGTTTAACTGaatgagtgaatgaatgatcattggagaaaaaaaattttatatcatGATTGCGGTTATTAAAGCggtaaaagaaaataatatcATGActtttggataaaaaaaaaattttttcaaatcctATCattccatgtgtgtgtgtgcgtgtttaGAATGAGACTGAGAATTGAGAACAGAACGAAATGAATTTCGCTTGAATGGCTGCTTGAAAATtgtgtggatttttttttttttttttttggtaaattaaaagaacatgatgatgaagagaatgacctgaataaaaattttccaatttttttttcattcattcattgaaatagCCGACAGAtaacacaacaaacaacagcaaaaaatgaatgatgatgatgatgatgatggaaaaaagatCCAAATGTGTTTGTTCatctgtgatgatgatgatgatgattcgaatcaaatttggaatacacaaaacaacaacaacaacacggCACGCCTAATGTGCCGGCTCCATGATtcaacttcatcatcatcatcatgatcatccgTAAAATGAAACCCACgcataaacagaaaaattcaaatcaatgtttctgacttgttgttttttatcgcTTCTAAAAcagatttattttattgatattttttcaaacataaataatttgtaaaaaaaaattctgtccattctgtgtgtgttatacagattttcgttttcaacaaaacaaacaaacaaactttttaaatcagaatcaaacgatgaaaaacgatgaaaaatttgtatgctgaaatcatcatattttcattggttgattgatggaatttttaaaattcaatcaaatttcaatttgaaaatattttcatcacttacaaaaattcatcatcgtcattgtttgatttccAATGTCATGATTTGCTCGTTATTGTTGGATTACACATGATTTATTCGATGTTAagtgatgttttttttttactgactAAATCGGActtggattttttgttttgtaaattCTGAAGAAGCAGTTATATGATTGAGACAGAtaaaataagaattttttttgcgaaaaaaaagacaagaaAATTTACTGTGAATAATTggtttaaaaaaatcaaagatcaatcaatttcgaatgaagagagataaaaaaagagtgaaaaaaattattcaattattttcaagCTTTTGGAGCTTCAGCTTCCGCTGGTGCTGCTTGTTCCGGTTGTTTAGATGATGGACATGATGTTTTGCCTTGACAGCAACCATCTTTTTGGTTTTCAGGTTTAGCTGGACAAGCACATTTACCATCTGGCTgatctgctgctgctgttgctgctggtTTAGTTTCTTCAACAGCTGGATTGGCGGCTGGAACTTGTTCAGTGGacgacatgatgatgacaaattgaaaataatttggtGGTGATTGTTAAAGAATAATAGAACAACAAACTAAACGTAAATTTTCGTTGATGTTTGAATGACTTGTTGATTAAGTTGGTTGGCGAAAAtcgagatgatgatgttcaacaAGTGGTTCACTCCTtttatacttttttttcggacgaccgatttttccattgtctctttttcattcattctttcataGTATATATCATGTACATGTACATGGCACACTCttttatgaatgattttgcgatatgatgatgatggaaaacatacacacacacatacacacacatttgcCACCATGACTACTATCATCGtttgttgtcgattgatGTCGATCCGGTCGGCTGCCGACGCCGACAATCActatgatgaagatgatgatgatctacaATATACAAATATAAGTCATGCCACGCCACCATGGTGATGTCGgcgacaacgacaatgataatgtttgattatcatcattgtgtgtgtgattagTCATCATTATAGTATTCTTCCGTTGTTGCTTGGATGCTCTTTCTCTCTCgaatgtcaatttttttttgtgtgtatgtgtgtaataaatgaaacaatccaaaattgaatgaatgaatttggttgcaactttttttttctatagaaaaaaaaattgtttatcgCAGCAACAATAATCCATTGGTCGttgatttgataaaatgataattttttttctcactcttttctctctctctcattattcttgtttgtttgttggtctcgaattttccatttgtcgggcgttgtcgtcgtcgtcgtcgtcgacgCCGGTGACGGTGGCGGTGACGCCATTTGTTTatcatgatttgatttacCGGTAATATAATCTATATATCTCTCTgcgtatgtgtttgtgtaatcagatagaaaaaaaaaatatgagagaaaaaaaacgacagtACATGAGACGGTTATGTGGAAATcgatttttgaattgatgtCGAacacaataaaataaaagaacaaaataatcaGGATCtctgattttctttttttttttttttttttgtttgatgaaatgataataaatgacaaaaaaacaaattaaagaTTATCAACAACCGATACGATAAATATagtggtggaaaaaaaattaggacTATTCAATCCTTTGATTCtggttcgatttttttttatttgtttgttgttgtcgtcgtcgtcgtcgtcgttgttggttgtactgttttttttttatcggaaaatttcaattttatcgtGAGATCATATAATGGATTTTCTAGATTGTTCCAAAAATCATCGttgtcagtcagtcagtcagtttgttcattcatctaCAAAACACAactgaaaagaaattttttttttttttggttgagaaaaaaaatgctggtTTTTTCCATCCATTCCATCGCcaatgagaaatttttttttttttaaacgatGGCCATTTTGAAAGCTTCGgaagaatttattgatttcgaCATCGGattatcaaacacacacacaggtatgtgtgtgtgatattaTGGATTCAGATTATTTTTgggaataaaaataataaatcaatcaaacgaGATGGtgggccaaaaaaaagaagactgcaaaggtgtgtgtgtgagtgcgAGAGAACTCgttttggtttgatttttgtaGCCCAATTAATAATGTGGAACAATAAATagtaaattaaattttttttttgagaaattttcgaggaattttattttcgaaatattttaacggttttttttttgcttcttgGTTCGTCGTCCGttaggtcatcatcatcatcatcatcttcacgATCCGcggtttgattttttttatttcatttcaatgattgtgTAGTAGACACAAATAAGTTCCGCTCTGGTTCTTTGcttgcttttttttgatatttttttttcttctttttctgcTGTTTCCCATGTATAATCAATGTTGAACAATTTGTCGCCGACAATTGATTATCGTTTTTGaatcgtcttttttttctctactgTTATTTGTCGGCCAAATCTAATGATCTTTAATTATGGATCAgatttcagattttttttcactcgtgtttttgttgttgctgttgtttgtaggtttggcaattttttttctcccagCTAATTATACATAAActtagttttgttttgaaaaaaaaatgaaacaaaaaaaaaaaaatttttttcaatgatgatctaaattgattgaattacaATCGggttaatcaaaaaaaaaaaaaaaaaaattcaatcgaaatcattgaataactGACAGACAAACAGGCAGATAGACAGAGCAGGCAAGCAGACAACCAAGCCAgacattcgattttttttctgatttttattcgatttcgGTATCGGTCAACagaaacgagaaaaaaaaacacaagcCAAAGACCGAcaaagttgatgatgatgatgattatcatactgatcatcattaggctatttttttttgattgatgttttttttccatcttcaACAGCAAAcatcaacaccaacaacaacatgataaACGTATGAACAGTATGTGAAGATTATGAATTTAATCTATTCTGtctgattatttattttttttttttttttgctggggTGGTggtattttgtattttgtttgattcatgtctaattgattgaatggaatgatgaatggaaatgaaatggacaaaaaaaaagagagaaaaattaaaatttaaggattgatcacacacacacacacatagccTACATTCAagattacaaaaaaaaccaatcagAGGTCAATCGGAAATGGAGAATTATTTCTTTCTGTTTATTTTCTTTACTCAAAATCCTCGAGATaggaatttattcaaaaattttttgatcgatcgattcatgttaatggaattttcattttttttttttttttttttttttttttttttttttttttgattgctcgaaatcaacatcatcatcattttatttatttatttatttattcacaaGCCACACACCATgcgatgttgttgatggattttttttccactgaaCAACGACATTCCATTTCCGTTTAAAGTGGATAAACATGATGGTTGGTGGGTGtttttagttttatttttgtttatcgttttttttttattttattttattttatttttagccaattttattcgataaatagaaattattttgattgattgattgtaaatgaatgattgctTTTGATTGACAATTCAATAGCAATTCTTTACgtttgtcgatgatgatgatgatgatgatgataaacaataaGCCAACAATATACGGGTATTCAGAAATATAAAagtagaaaaacaaaaaaaaatgacggtTTCATCCATCAAATGTAACcgtcattatcaatgaaaattgttgatgaaatctAAAAGTAAATTCAAGATTGgattttggaaaatttccatccgttatatgaatgaatgtcgcgccaaatttttttttctctttctctatcCATCTACTCcaaaatgtcaaaaacaaatatataaaaaaccTATTTCTATTATTGGCCGGTACATTTCTatacttgtgtgtgtgtttgtgtttagaCACTCTATGAcaacgataatcatcatgatgagaTAAtctcatcaataaaaaaaattttttttttacctctacattacattattattcaattatgtaagattttgtatttgtgtaGCCTAACACTACAACAATTGCAACAAAAATGTGTCAACAACTACAATGTAtctgtgtgtatatatatattaacaGGTGCATTACATCCATAACATAAAAAGCAACAGGTGGGGCGTTATTAGTATTTagtaaagtaaaaaaaaattgattgttgaacAACAGATGATTTTGCATAGCAATATTTTTATAGACATTATGACtatagaaatgaatgattatattgcaatagtgtttttttttgttgttgcatcgATCAGAtgcaaacaataatgaaatgagccaattgtttcattgaaaatatatttaCCTTACCATACAATAAATATATggacatttattattacaacaattttctctctctctctctctctctcctctCTCTATGGAGGAAAAACGAGTGAAGTGTTTGCCGCCGTTAttgtaaatgaaattattcaatgataattgattgaaatgaaattttatacgagtgtgtgagtgtgtgattaatcatcattcataataaacaaaatttcattaaacgaatgtgcaaaaaaaaaacaaaacattaacggaaaatttttttttgtttccatgtATTCAACCAAATATGGAAACATTATCACCTTTTCTCTGTCTCACACTTTTACACAAACTATAGCGTGTGTCCActgttgaaaatatttcgCAAACAAATacgataatcaaattgaatggaaactttttgttttatattgattgatgaaaatatttcaaaaaaaaatcaatttacgggaaaattttttgagaaaaaaaataaataaatataaacagAAGCCACTAAAATAAttcaacgtttttttttaattataattattatcatcatcatttcaattcaattaataattatcaatctacaaatatatttataaataataatcataatcataatcatcttgTGGATCAATGAACATCATAATTCTaaagataaacaaaaaaaaagaatcttcATGCAAACATATATTgtggattgaaaatgaaaatttactatctcgaaaaatgaaaaaaaaaattatccccacatcatcaacgaatatatataatatatgaataaatcagAAAGTATAGTATTATAGTAAGGACGGACAggaataattttcaacagGTTCAGAGGCTGGCTACAATActggaatgaatttttgttttttatccaacttgattttgaaagaaaaaaaaatttcttttgacaccaaaaaaaaaatatagggAAGTGGCGAACAATATTGAAACAGAGAGAATGAGACACATGCACGTAATAATTTATCACCTgtatatttgtttgtgtatgtgtgtgtgttcgatACATATTTGGATCgctgaataaatgaattttccaaAAGAAGTGGAAGGAGAAAAAGtggcgaaaaaaatgtgaaaatatttttgagtaaaaagagaaaaaaaatccacaacCATTagtttcaatttgaatgattttgatgatgatgaatgaatgaatgaatcatctAATGATTACGatttgataatggtgataataaagattttttaaCTTTGAGAACAATATCTAGAAATTCGTACAATTCGTAtgattcattaatttgaaaattacaTTGATACTTCAAAAGCTTTAATCATCTGTCGATTTGTGCTGGTGCTGGTGGtagttgtcgtcgttgttgttgttgttgtagctgTTATaaaagttgatgatgacgatgatacaTCTGTTGTTTCGGCAGTTTCTAACATTGTTGAATTCATTGGATCGAAAgactttgttttgtttgtattattgttattggtaatgttaacatcattatttccaAATTGTGATTGACTTAGATCAAGAAATGGATTCGTacttttgaatatttttgtggttgttgtttcagctgccgttgttgttttattagTTGTCGTTGGTATTACTGTTGTTGCCGATGTTATGTTCCAATCATCTgaaattgttgctgtttctAGAAATGGATTCTTTGTATGGTTGGCaccattgattttattgttattaattgtcttcgatgatgatgatatgctaaaatttgttgatattggcactgttgttgttgtcgtcgtcgttgttggaTGTTGCTGTAGAATTATTGTTGCAGGCgattctgttgatgatgataatgaagatgaacaaAAGGCCGATAATGACGTAAATAaaggcgatgatgatgatggtggcggtggtggcgCACAAACTTGGGGCATTTGATCCACAACTGCAGGTGGAATCAATGGCAaggtcgtcgtcgttgttgttgttgttgtcatagAGGTTTTTATTGaaccattcaatgatgatccagaACAAGCAGCTATTCCTGAATCTAGACTACCAGTATTTAATTGATGACTTAAATTATCTGATTTTTGATCCATATTTTGTTGAAccatcgttgtcgtcgtcgtcgatgAGGATGTGGATGGTTTGTTCAAAATCCATTGATctataaattattaattacaaTGAATTATTAGATTGAAATGTTCgagaaattcaaaaacaaacaaaccgatatttgaaaatgaaaacaatgaattagCATCTTTGACCAGATGATTTAGACCGGTACCATTTGATTTGTTAATGTTTTGCGCAATGGATGATTGTAGTGTAGCTGGTGGTGAGAAATGAGATTTGCCATCATCGCTTAGACCAATTTGTGAAGTCAATGGCCATgttgtttgatcatcatcatcaacatcatcatcatttttagcACTTAACAAACTTAAACCTTGTGATAATTGTTGACACATGGCTGCTATGATTGCTGAGCCTGAATCTTCAGCCTTTGTTTCTGACACTATCGATTTATCAATTATCGATGGTGATACTTCTTGGATTGGCGCCACTttataaacgaaaaaaaaaacaaactcgAATcagatatttttcattcaatttttataacCTACCAGATGGTGTTAATGAAAGTTTGTGCAAAAAATCCGGtcgttttgtttccattacTGGCTCTTCAAATGTTGCTAAATCTAATGAATGAGCACGATTACGAATtggaatgttgttgtttacattTGTATCCAATGGATCAATAGTGCTACCATTGGATTTGGTGTGAGAATTAATAGGCGacgatgttaatgatgatgatgattttaatggATCATTTATAGACGAATCGgtcaatgaatttaatcGTAATGAAAGCTGTCGTTTAAACGGTGATGCATGGTTTAAAGGGCCACCACGTAATGAACCTTGTCGTTGAAGTAGGTTTGCCGTTGCATGTGGTCTAGCCACTGCATATGGATTATGTACTGGTTGTTTCACTGGAACAGGTTCTAttgcaatgaaaacaaaaaaccaaattattaaatttatatattcagaAATATCATTTAGAGGGAACAAACCAGATGGTTTTGCAACTTGTGGATCCTGTAAACGTTCcgtaattgatgattgtcgaaATGATCCAGTACGGGTGAAATTATTTGCATCTAAAATTGCCGATACAGATTCTTTATCCCGTTTTTGTTTACGTTCCAAACAAATATTGAACGCACAACCAACGGCATGACTAAGACGTTCACCAGAATCTTTGGTTGCATGAAAACCATGACACATCCATCGTCGTGTAGTACCATCACGACAAATGTAGGAGAATCCACGTTCATGGCTTCGATCCGGTGCACAGAATGATACCTTCTCAATGGtttgatcaacaatcaaaccCTATTATTAAAAGAAAGgattgaaaaattagaaaaaaaaattccattaaaaaaatgcaaatcaTACCTtggtatcatcatcgacaacacgTATACCATCGCCGGTAACATATAATTGACCTTTGACGGCACGTCTTCTTGAATTCTGTagtggaataaaaaaaatgatttcaaatttttttttcgttaaaaaaattaatcccCTTACCCTTAATCTGCGTAATGCATCTTCACATATTTGCATACCACGTGATTCATATACTTCAACACAGCCAAGATATTTTACTGAAAATACACAATTACCCGAACGTACGGATTGTTCATCTGATTGCCATTGATGTGGTTTCTGTGATTCGGTTATAATATCGGGTTTTTTCTTACGAAATGAATTTCGGAACGATTTCCGAAGTCGATCCATTACTAaccaaaatgacaaaaaaaatccaattttattaataaaaataatctaCGAATCTAGATGAATATCGTTTAAAAATCTGTTGACAAAGAGTTGTATAtgagaaagaatgaaaacaaaatcaactgaaataataaaaactcACTACTGGAACATTATTATactgaaaataaaagaaaaaaaacctccaAACGACACAGATGAATGGATCTATCGTTactcacatacacacacatccaATTCAGATAATCATTCGTAgacaaacagacacacacaaaaatcgaatgtaCTCCATAGgtaataaatagaaaaaaaaatttagccaCAATAATCGCAccgaaacacacacacacaaacacaccgATACACATAGACAATCTCCTACCTTTGAATGGAggcattgatgatgatgattgtcgtttgcctttttttcaaggactatgacaacaacaacaacaacaaaaaatcaaataagaaaatagactttttttctattttctttgttcaaaattattcaagATAGAGATAGAGATATTTGCAATAgcaatagatgatgatgatgaacaagaacGGGTTTAAAGTCTCAATTGTAGCGgaaatgatcaatttaaagtttatgtgtctgtgtgtgtggtggttGGTTAATGAGTACGTTTGATAGTAatcttttgaatgaaaaaaaagatgcaaAAATTACTATcaaaatcgacaacaacaacaacaataacaataaaaaaaaaccaaaatataTGAATTCCGTCCGTATACGGATAAACAATGTCATCATCTGTTTACcgttattaaaaaa
This window of the Dermatophagoides farinae isolate YC_2012a chromosome 3, ASM2471394v1, whole genome shotgun sequence genome carries:
- the numb gene encoding NUMB endocytic adaptor protein isoform X6, with protein sequence MDRLRKSFRNSFRKKKPDIITESQKPHQWQSDEQSVRSGNCVFSVKYLGCVEVYESRGMQICEDALRRLRNSRRRAVKGQLYVTGDGIRVVDDDTKGLIVDQTIEKVSFCAPDRSHERGFSYICRDGTTRRWMCHGFHATKDSGERLSHAVGCAFNICLERKQKRDKESVSAILDANNFTRTGSFRQSSITERLQDPQVAKPSEPVPVKQPVHNPYAVARPHATANLLQRQGSLRGGPLNHASPFKRQLSLRLNSLTDSSINDPLKSSSSLTSSPINSHTKSNGSTIDPLDTNVNNNIPIRNRAHSLDLATFEEPVMETKRPDFLHKLSLTPSVAPIQEVSPSIIDKSIVSETKAEDSGSAIIAAMCQQLSQGLSLLSAKNDDDVDDDDQTTWPLTSQIGLSDDGKSHFSPPATLQSSIAQNINKSNGTGLNHLVKDANSLFSFSNIDQWILNKPSTSSSTTTTTMVQQNMDQKSDNLSHQLNTGSLDSGIAACSGSSLNGSIKTSMTTTTTTTTTLPLIPPAVVDQMPQVCAPPPPPSSSSPLFTSLSAFCSSSLSSSTESPATIILQQHPTTTTTTTTVPISTNFSISSSSKTINNNKINGANHTKNPFLETATISDDWNITSATTVIPTTTNKTTTAAETTTTKIFKSTNPFLDLSQSQFGNNDVNITNNNNTNKTKSFDPMNSTMLETAETTDVSSSSSTFITATTTTTTTTTTTSTSTNRQMIKAFEVSM
- the numb gene encoding NUMB endocytic adaptor protein isoform X4 — encoded protein: MDRLRKSFRNSFRKKKPDIITESQKPHQWQSDEQSVRSGNCVFSVKYLGCVEVYESRGMQICEDALRRLRNSRRRAVKGQLYVTGDGIRVVDDDTKGLIVDQTIEKVSFCAPDRSHERGFSYICRDGTTRRWMCHGFHATKDSGERLSHAVGCAFNICLERKQKRDKESVSAILDANNFTRTGSFRQSSITERLQDPQVAKPSGLFPLNDISEYINLIIWFFVFIAIEPVPVKQPVHNPYAVARPHATANLLQRQGSLRGGPLNHASPFKRQLSLRLNSLTDSSINDPLKSSSSLTSSPINSHTKSNGSTIDPLDTNVNNNIPIRNRAHSLDLATFEEPVMETKRPDFLHKLSLTPSVAPIQEVSPSIIDKSIVSETKAEDSGSAIIAAMCQQLSQGLSLLSAKNDDDVDDDDQTTWPLTSQIGLSDDGKSHFSPPATLQSSIAQNINKSNGTGLNHLVKDANSLFSFSNIDQWILNKPSTSSSTTTTTMVQQNMDQKSDNLSHQLNTGSLDSGIAACSGSSLNGSIKTSMTTTTTTTTTLPLIPPAVVDQMPQVCAPPPPPSSSSPLFTSLSAFCSSSLSSSTESPATIILQQHPTTTTTTTTVPISTNFSISSSSKTINNNKINGANHTKNPFLETATISDDWNITSATTVIPTTTNKTTTAAETTTTKIFKSTNPFLDLSQSQFGNNDVNITNNNNTNKTKSFDPMNSTMLETAETTDVSSSSSTFITATTTTTTTTTTTSTSTNRQMIKAFEVSM